One window of Aspergillus oryzae RIB40 DNA, chromosome 3 genomic DNA carries:
- a CDS encoding flavin-containing monooxygenase (predicted flavoprotein involved in K+ transport), whose translation MAISTEQLAANGHTNGHTNGTATPLDSSSTSEKPVHPRSVPLNREYGYTPRKLRIITIGAGFSGLLMAHKIQHRFKELEEYVTHTIFEMRKDIGGTWLVNDYPGVQCDVPAHIYAFPFDPNPNWTKFYASGPEIQAYIKNTVAKWNLDRDVQLNTRVVGARWNENDGVWKVTVERDGVQRDEFAEILISGQGVLCHPSWPTIPGLRQFKGKVVHSAEWDHGFDYSHKRIAVIGNGSSGIQITPQMANLPGTEVVNFVRGGGWIYYRIPPSRHLGRTTDEVNPTYTEEEKTRFQDPEYHHQYRKGIIDRTNKAYKLFLKGKNNEEAVRFGTEQMAAKLNHDPELCRILIPKWEVGCRRVTPGPGYLEAFSKPNCNLTDSPITHISENAVHTTDGNVFECDVVICATGFDVSHRPRFPLIGQNGANLAEKWADEPESYLSVATAGFPNYFIFSGPNSLGGHGSLVEALNWTGDYFVKWIKKIATEDIKSVVPKKSAEEAFVRYGDEVHKTIVWTGSCKSWYKRNKANGRVTALFGGSALLFNRLISELRPEDFEIEYHSANNFRFLGNGFLEYEMDPEQDLSWYVELPEPLKQ comes from the exons ATGGCTATTTCAACTGAACAGCTAGCCGCCAACGGCCACACGAATGGCCACACAAACGGCACGGCAACTCCGCTAGATTCCAGTTCAACATCAGAGAAACCAGTGCATCCGCGCTCCGTGCCTTTGAACAGAGAGTATGGCTACACTCCGCGCAAACTGCGCATCATAACCATCGGCGCTGGCTTCTCAGGACTTCTAATGGCCCATAAGATTCAACATCGCTTCAAAGAGCTAGAGGAGTACGTCACGCACACCATTTTTGAGATGAGGAAAGATATCGGGGGCACCTGGTTGGTCAACGACTATCCTGGAGTACAATGTGACGTCCCAG CCCACATATACGCCTTTCCCTTTGACCCGAACCCGAACTGGACGAAGTTCTACGCCAGCGGTCCTGAAATTCAGGCGTACATCAAGAACACAGTCGCAAAATGGAATCTCGACCGGGATGTGCAGCTCAACACTCGCGTGGTCGGCGCCCGCTGGAACGAAAATGATGGGGTGTGGAAAGTCACTGTGGAACGCGACGGAGTACAGCGTGATGAGTTCGCAGAGATCCTGATATCGGGACAAGGGGTGTTATGCCACCCATCTTGGCCAACGATCCCTGGTCTCCGTCAATTCAAGGGCAAGGTTGTGCACTCGGCGGAGTGGGACCATGGGTTCGATTATTCCCACAAGCGCATTGCGGTCATAGGAAACGGATCCTCGGGAATTCAGATTACGCCGCAGATGGCGAACCTTCCTGGAACAGAGGTCGTGAACTTTGTCCGGGGCGGTGGTTGGATCTACTATCGTATCCCTCCGTCGAGGCATTTGGGCAGGACAACCGACGAGGTGAATCCGACGTacaccgaggaggagaaaaccAGGTTCCAAGACCCGGAATATCATCACCAGTATCGCAAGGGGATTATTGATCGGACGAACAAAGCTTACAAACTG TTCTTGAAAGGCAAAAATAACGAAGAGGCCGTGCGCTTCGGCACTGAGCAGATGGCCGCGAAGCTCAATCATGACCCTGAGCTCTGCCGCATACTCATTCCTAAGTGGGAAGTGGGCTGCAGACGTGTTACTCCAGGCCCGGGGTATTTGGAGGCCTTCTCCAAGCCAAACTGCAATCTAACCGACAGCCCTATTACGCACATCAGCGAGAACGCCGTCCACACCACGGACGGAAATGTATTTGAATGCGACGTTGTTATCTGCGCTACCGGCTTCGATGTCTCGCACCGTCCACGGTTCCCACTCATTGGGCAGAACGGGGCGAATCTTGCTGAGAAGTGGGCTGATGAGCCAGAGTCGTACCTCTCAGTCGCGACAGCGGGCTTTCCGAActatttcattttctcggGCCCCAACTCACTCGGCGGACACGGATCCCTCGTTGAAGCCCTAAACTGGACCGGGGACTACTTCGTGAaatggatcaagaagatcgccaCAGAGGATATCAAGTCCGTTGTCCCGAAGAAGTCAGCCGAGGAGGCATTTGTGCGGTACGGTGACGAAGTCCACAAGACGATCGTGTGGACCGGCAGCTGCAAGAGTTGGTATAAGCGGAACAAGGCAAATGGACGAGTCACAGCGCTGTTTGGTGGATCGGCGCTGCTCTTTAATCGGCTAATTAGTGAATTGCGTCCCGAGGATTTCGAGATCGAGTATCATAGCGCAAATAATTTCAGGTTCCTCGGTAATGGGTTCTTGGAGTATGAGATGGATCCGGAGCAGGATCTTTCATGGTACGTTGAGCTACCTGAACCACTGAAGCAGTGA
- a CDS encoding SDR family NAD(P)-dependent oxidoreductase (dehydrogenases with different specificities (related to short-chain alcohol dehydrogenases)), with protein MTKIAIPTTPPSRSLQGKTAIVTGAGCLGDGIGNGRAIAILLASDGCNVLCVDRNLEWAERTVNMIKAQAEDALVEGKSVYGNATAMQADVTNPGDCESIVSTALTTFNRLDILVNNVGISGAAGTAVDVDMEEWAKSLEVNVSSMVFVSKYAIPAMMQNERDEYSGMRGSIVNMGSVAGLRGGTPHLLYPTSKGAVVQLTRAMAAHHAPDGIRVNCVCPGMLFTPMMYGGGMSEEAREARRKRSLLQTEGNGWDCATAVVFLAGPHARWMTGVILPVDAGTTAAVGIGMPKSASVNG; from the exons ATGACCAAAATCGCAATCCCAACAACACCTCCCTCGCGCTCACTACAAGGCAAAACCGCCATCGTCACGGGTGCCGGCTGTCTTGGCGATGGAATCGGAAACGGGCGCGCGATCGCTATCCTCCTCGCGAGTGATGGGTGTAATGTTCTCTGCGTGGATCGCAATCTGGAGTGGGCGGAGAGGACAGTTAATATGATCAAGGCTCAGGCCGAAGATGCACTGGTGGAAGGGAAGTCTGTCTACGGCAACGCAACAGCCATGCAAGCAGACGTAACAAACCCTGGCGACTGTGAATCCATCGTGTCCACCGCCCTAACCACATTCAACCGCCTCGATATCCTGGTCAACAACGTTGGTATCTCCGGTGCAGCAGGAACCGCCGTTGACGTCGACATGGAAGAGTGGGCGAAGAGTCTGGAGGTGAATGTGTCGAGCATGGTGTTTGTGTCGAAGTATGCGATCCCGGCCATGATGCAGAATGAGCGGGACGAGTACAGTGGCATGCGTGGGAGTATTGTTAACATGGGTTCTGTCGCTGGACTTCGGGGAGGGACACCGCATCTGCTGTATCCCACGAGCAAGGGGGCAGTCGTGCAGCTGACACGCGCGATGGCGGCGCATCATGCACCTGATGGGATTCGGGTCAATTGTGTTTGTCCGGGG ATGCTTTTCACACCCATGATGTACGGCGGAGGCATGTCGGAGGAAGCACGGGAGGCCCGACGAAAGCGTAGTCTCCTACAAACAGAGGGAAACGGCTGGGACTGTGCAACGGCCGTAGTCTTCCTGGCTGGTCCACACGCTCGGTGGATGACGGGAGTCATACTTCCTGTCGACGCTGGAACAACTGCAGCGGTGGGAATCGGGATGCCGAAGAGTGCGAGTGTCAATGGATAG
- a CDS encoding uncharacterized protein (predicted protein), whose protein sequence is MRTARRNSWEQGIRINYVAPWYTSPFPFSFAANQMEAYIKSAIRSPTYEAELISKGVEFAPQEDVAKCFMRIATDRSINGHSLMITPASVAKEGFMDIDMDDYTEGYFKRTQDVQLRIIEDQWVEGWEKGRTAEGGKKP, encoded by the exons ATGCGTACTGCACGACGGAATTCGTGGGAGCAGGGTATAAGGATTAATTACGTGGCACCTTGGTACACCAgtccttttcccttctccttcgctgCCAATCAAATGGAAGC CTACATCAAATCCGCTATCCGATCACCCACTTACGAAGCCGAGCTGATCAGTAAGGGTGTCGAATTCGCACCGCAGGAAGACGTTGCCAAGTGTTTTATGCGGATTGCGACAGATAGGTCTATTAATG GCCACTCGCTGATGATTACCCCGGCATCAGTTGCGAAGGAGGGATTTATGGATATAGATATGGATGATTATACCGAGGGGTATTTTAAGAGGACGCAGGATGTGCAGTTGCGCATTATTGAGGATCAGTGGGTGGAGGGTTGGGAGAAGGGTAGGACGGcggaaggggggaagaaacccTAG
- a CDS encoding NADH:flavin oxidoreductase/NADH oxidase (NADH:flavin oxidoreductase/12-oxophytodienoate reductase), with protein MVSPPGLLGLNVPAPNVSYFTPKHRQSPGAPVNIDASTPTLFTPLKIRDVTLRNRITVAPMCQFSTAPEGPSIGALTDYHIATLGHFALKGAALVFVEATGVQPNGRISPYCPGLWDDAQIPALKRVFDFVKSQGALAGIQLAHAGRKSSTAAPWVAGSTELRKASLRAGEDQYGWPDDVVGPSGGIEQTWDGLGLREEGGYWPPRALTGDEIKELVGDWAKAAKRAVQAGADVIEIHAAHGYLIHQFLSPVSNHRTDSYGGSFENRTRLLLEIIESVRKEMPAGMPLFLRVSSTEWLESTEIGTKYGTWTVEDTIRLAKLLPEAGVDLLDVSSGGNHPMQTVNSFLTKDYQTKIAARIRKELKQSGVNLLIGAVGMITEAEQARDLVEADKLLSQEAKDAADVTDAKQGSEPSADVLLIGRQFLREPEWVLRVAWKLGVDVAWPSQYLRAQMAWARRLSGSSRQLGKPPAQGLKALI; from the exons ATGGTGTCACCCCCTGGCCTCTTAGGGCTCAACGTGCCCGCACCCAACGTCAGCTATTTCACTCCCAAGCATCGTCAGTCCCCAGGGGCCCCTGTTAACATCGATGCCTCAACTCCTACACTCTTCACCCCGCTCAAAATCCGTGATGTCACCCTCCGCAACCGCATCACGGTGGCTCCTATGTGTCAATTCTCAACAGCGCCAGAGGGCCCCTCCATTGGCGCATTAACAGATTACCACATCGCAACTCTTGGGCACTTTGCGCTTAAGGGAGCCGCCCTGGTATTTGTTGAAGCAACTGGGGTCCAGCCAAACGGCCGAATCTCACCGTATTGCCCTGGTCTCTGGGATGATGCGCAAATCCCGGCTCTGAAGCGAGTCTTTGACTTTGTGAAATCTCAGGGCGCCCTGGCTGGTATTCAGCTAGCGCATGCGGGGAGGAAATCAAGTACCGCAGCGCCGTGGGTGGCTGGAAGCACGGAGCTTAGGAAGGCAAGCCTGCGCGCCGGGGAGGACCAGTATGGCTGGcctgatgatgttgttgggccGTCTGGGGGGATTGAGCAAACATGGGATGGCCTCGGTCTACGGGAGGAGGGCGGCTACTGGCCGCCACGGGCTCTTACTGGggatgagatcaaggagtTGGTAGGCGACTGGGCTAAGGCAGCAAAGAGGGCTGTGCAGGCGGGTGCAGATGTAATTGAGATCCACGCGGCGCATGGATATCTTATCCACCAGTTCTTGAGTCCGGTGTCGAACCATAGGACAGATTCCTATGGGGGTAGCTTTGAGAACCGGACGCGCCTATTACTGGAGATCATCGAGTCGGTTAGGAAGGAAATGCCGGCCGGAATGCCATTATTTCTGCGGGTTAGCTCAACCGAATGGCTGGAATCCACGGAGATTGGCACAAAGTACGGCACCTGGACGGTGGAGGATACCATCAGGTTGGCTAAACTTCTCCCGGAAGCTGGCGTAGACCTGCTGGACGTGAGCAGTGGTGGCAACCACCCGATGCAAACAGTCAACTCGTTCCTAACCAAGGACTACCAAACGAAAATCGCCGCTCGAATTCGAAAGGAGTTAAAACAGTCCGGCGTGAATCTCCTGATTGGCGCCGTTGGCATGATCACGGAGGCAGAGCAGGCACGAGACCTTGTTGAAGCCGACAAGCTGCTATCTCAAGAAGCGAAGGACGCTGCAGACGTGACGGATGCAAAGCAGGGGAGCGAGCCCTCTGCTGATGTCCTATTAATCGGCAGGCAGTTTTTAAGGGAGCCGGAGTGGGTTCTGCGAGTCGCGTGGAAGCTGGGAGTGGACGTCGCATGGCCGAGTCAGTATTTGAGA GCGCAAATGGCATGGGCGAGACGACTGTCCGGCAGTTCGCGGCAGCTGGGTAAGCCACCAGCCCAAGGGCTCAAAGCCCTCATATAG
- a CDS encoding PaaI family thioesterase (predicted protein): MSQETSLNKTRTSGTKGERLDNLLQFLETHPISKETLDHFAYRAIPTYGRVRKSDSSEDYLFAQTMNTPTTIPHFLTLQRKDFFPPPESPRGTISLSAGPRTTSYRAPEYPDCITLLELGSAALDGHYGILHGGIAGATLDETLGLTASLHLAPRSQQGLLGFTATLNVTYRTPVFTPSTVAVRSWVEAREGRKWVCKGQIVDADGVVLTEAEVLMLTKVQKSTL; the protein is encoded by the exons ATGTCGCAAGAGACGTCGCTAAACAAAACGAGAACTTCCGGCACGAAGGGTGAAAGATTGGACAACCTCCTGCAGTTTCTCGAGACGCATCCCATTTCTAAGGAAACCCTGGACCATTTCG CCTACAGGGCAATTCCAACATATGGTCGCGTTCGAAAATCAGACAGCAGTGAGGACTACTTGTTCGCCCAAACCATGAACACTCCAACTACAATCCCACACTTCCTTACACTCCAGCGAAAAGATTTCTTTCCGCCGCCTGAAAGTCCGAGAGGGACCATATCGCTCAGCGCAGGCCCGCGGACGACTTCATACCGCGCCCCAGAATATCCAGACTGTATTACGCTCCTTGAGTTAGGGTCTGCCGCGCTGGACGGCCACTATGGAATACTTCATGGTGGGATAGCCGGAGCGACTTTGGACGAGACGCTGGGCCTCACGGCCTCGTTACATCTGGCTCCACGTTCTCAACAGGGACTTTTAGGGTTTACGGCGACTTTGAATGTTACATATCGGACACCTGTGTTCACTCCGAGTACTGTGGCTGTTCGCAGCTGGGTGGAGGCACGTGAGGGGCGCAAGTGGGTATGCAAGGGACAGATTGTGGATGCAGATGGAGTTGTTCTGACAGAGGCGGAGGTTTTAATGCTCACTAAAGTCCAGAAATCTACCTTGTAA